In Corylus avellana chromosome ca2, CavTom2PMs-1.0, the following proteins share a genomic window:
- the LOC132172207 gene encoding uncharacterized protein LOC132172207 has protein sequence MSLMDSLFTHRPLSETRPSTCSFFFLTIQLTLSFLILSTAQASHCRTACGNIPINYPFGIDDGCGSPYYRHILICSEPGNLELRTPSGKYPVLDISYSDPHVLVTDPFMWNCQDGDNFRPTRPFSLDTSTHFSLSPQNEYLFFNCSEDDVIIQPKPIFCEHFPERCDSSCDSASYLCRHLPKCPSALGGGSCCSYYPKATESLRLMLKYCASFTSVYWKNIGEPQPYDQVAEYGIRVDFDIPVTIKCLQCQDTLKGGGTCGFDTHTQSFLCLCDKRNSTTYCKDHGLSGHGGRVGVIAGTVSAVSAAGALGVGAGMWYFRRVRAKAPVTCGVQSNENRLF, from the exons ATGTCTCTCATGGATTCTCTCTTCACCCACAGACCCCTATCAGAAACTAGGCCCTCTacatgttctttctttttcttaaccATTCAACTTACTCTCTCATTTCTCATCCTCTCAACAGCTCAAGCCAGCCATTGCAGAACCGCTTGTGGCAACATTCCTATCAACTACCCTTTCGGCATTGATGACGGCTGCGGAAGCCCCTATTACCGCCACATTCTCATCTGCTCGGAGCCGGGAAATCTCGAGCTCCGAACACCTTCCGGGAAATACCCTGTTCTCGACATAAGCTACTCCGATCCTCACGTTTTAGTCACCGACCCTTTCATGTGGAATTGCCAGGACGGCGACAACTTCCGGCCGACCAGGCCATTTAGCCTTGACACAAGCACCCATTTCTCCCTCTCCCCTCAGAACGAATATCTCTTCTTTAATTGCAGCGAAGATGATGTGATTATTCAGCCAAAACCCATTTTTTGCGAACATTTTCCTGAAAGGTGTGATTCGTCTTGCGATAGTGCAAGCTATCTTTGCAGGCACCTCCCAAAGTGTCCCTCTGCATTGGGTGGAGGATCTTGCTGCTCTTACTATCCCAAAGCCACTGAATCTCTGAGGCTGATGCTCAAGTATTGTGCTAGCTTTACTAGCGTTTACTGGAAAAATATCGGTGAACCTCAGCCGTACGATCAAGTCGCCGAATATGGGATTCGGGTTGATTTTGATATTCCGGTTACGATCAAGTGCCTTCAGTGTCAAGATACATTGAAGGGAGGTGGAACTTGTGGATTTGACACCCACACCCAGAGTTTCTTGTGCCTATGTGATAAACGAAATTCCACTACTTATTGTAAAG ATCATGGCCTTTCTGGGCATGGTGGGAGGGTTGGAGTTATTGCAG GCACAGTAAGTGCAGTTTCAGCTGCTGGGGCCTTAGGAGTTGGAGCTGGTATGTGGTACTTTAGAAGAGTGAGAGCCAAGGCACCAGTGACATGTGGGGTTCAAAGCAATGAGAATAGGCTTTTCTGA
- the LOC132170121 gene encoding putative pectate lyase 2, producing the protein MATQAPLSLLLTCFLACFASTSAAAYYNASPWSSSSYAPSTPNAILNAIDSCWRTKSNWAANRRALADCAVGFGKDAIGGKYGKIYVVTTPDDDAVYPKPGTLRYGVIQTEPLWIVFAKDMVIKLENELIMNSFKTIDGRGAKVEIANGPCITVQHVSHVIIHGISIHDCKKGKSSKVRSSPTHVGRRGGSDGNAIAVFAASNVWIDHCFLARCTDGLIDVIHASTAITISNNYFSQHDKVMLLGHNDANAEDKVMRVTIVFNRFGAGLGERMPRVRFGYAHVANNKYEEWRMYAIGGSADPTIFSEGNYFIASFAKQITKRETKKGNWNDWKWRSSKDVFVNGAYFVQSGWGSCAPYYSRAQSFAVAHGVMVPALTSNAGPLSCVAGKAC; encoded by the exons ATGGCCACCcaagcccctctctctcttctgcttACATGTTTTCTAGCATGCTTTGCTTCAACCTCGGCAGCAGCCTATTACAACGCATCACCCTGGAGTTCTTCTTCTTATGCCCCCAGCACTCCTAACGCCATTTTGAATGCAATAGACTCGTGTTGGCGTACGAAGTCGAACTGGGCAGCCAACCGCCGAGCGTTGGCCGATTGCGCGGTCGGGTTCGGCAAAGATGCAATAGGAGGAAAATATGGGAAAATATATGTGGTCACCACACCTGACGACGACGCAGTATACCCTAAACCGGGCACGCTTCGATACGGTGTCATCCAAACGGAGCCGCTTTGGATTGTTTTCGCCAAGGACATGGTTATCAAGCTGGAGAATGAGCTTATTATGAACAGTTTCAAGACCATAGACGGAAGAGGGGCGAAAGTGGAGATTGCTAACGGGCCATGCATCACGGTGCAACACGTAAGCCATGTGATAATACATGGGATCAGCATTCATGACTGTAAGAAGGGGAAATCTAGCAAGGTTAGGAGTAGTCCGACGCATGTTGGGCGTCGTGGCGGCTCTGATGGAAATGCCATTGCAGTATTTGCAGCCTCGAATGTTTGGATTGATCATTGCTTTCTCGCCCGTTGCACGGATGGGCTCATTGATGTTATTCATGCTTCCACTGCTATCACCATCTCTAACAACTATTTCTCACAGCACGATAAG GTGATGCTGCTAGGACACAATGATGCAAATGCTGAAGATAAAGTTATGAGAGTCACAATAGTCTTTAACCGTTTTGGTGCTGGCCTTGGTGAGAGGATGCCCAG GGTCAGGTTTGGATATGCCCATGTCGCCAACAATAAATATGAAGAATGGCGGATGTATGCCATTGGCGGCAGTGCCGATCCAACCATCTTCAGCGAAGGAAACTACTTTATAGCTTCCTTTGCCAAACAG ATTAcaaagagagagacaaaaaaggGCAACTGGAATGATTGGAAATGGAGGTCTTCTAAAGACGTATTTGTGAATGGTGCTTATTTTGTTCAATCTGGGTGGGGAAGTTGTGCTCCATATTACTCTCGAGCTCAATCATTTGCAGTCGCTCATGGAGTAATGGTGCCTGCTCTCACTTCCAACGCTGGCCCCCTGAGTTGTGTTGCTGGTAAAGCATGTTAA
- the LOC132172986 gene encoding stigma-specific STIG1-like protein 1 — MMSLKTFFVLAILMASAITLIPATPSQEEEEEEKEASATSLRGTSRFLAQRSQKSVRVVKTCDKYPSVCLAKGSAGPHCCQKKCVNLTADRLNCGRCGKKCSYSKICCQGKCVSPMSNEMHCGSCGNKCKKGSSCVYGMCSYA; from the coding sequence ATGATGTCCCTGAAGACATTCTTTGTGCTTGCCATTCTCATGGCTTCGGCCATTACTCTAATTCCCGCCACACCatctcaagaagaagaagaagaagaaaaagaagcatcaGCAACTTCTCTCCGAGGGACAAGCCGCTTCCTTGCTCAGAGGAGTCAGAAATCGGTCCGGGTGGTGAAGACATGTGACAAGTACCCTTCGGTTTGCCTTGCCAAGGGCAGCGCGGGGCCTCATTGCTGCCAGAAGAAATGCGTTAATTTGACGGCAGACAGGCTCAACTGTGGGCGGTGTGGGAAAAAATGTAGCTACTCAAAGATTTGCTGCCAAGGCAAGTGTGTGAGCCCCATGTCCAACGAAATGCATTGTGGAAGCTGCGGCAACAAGTGCAAGAAAGGGAGCTCGTGTGTGTATGGGATGTGCAGCTATGCGTAA
- the LOC132173021 gene encoding stigma-specific STIG1-like protein 1, with protein MMSLKTFFVLAILMASAITLIPATPSQEEEEEEKEASATSLRGTSRFLAQRSQKSVRVVKTCDKYPSVCLAKGSAGPHCCQKKCVNLTADRLNCGRCGKKCSYSKICCQGKCVSPMSNEMHCGSCGNKCKKGSTCVYGMCSYA; from the coding sequence ATGATGTCCCTGAAGACATTCTTTGTGCTTGCCATTCTCATGGCTTCGGCCATTACTCTAATTCCCGCCACACCatctcaagaagaagaagaagaagaaaaagaagcatcaGCAACTTCTCTCCGAGGGACAAGCCGCTTCCTTGCTCAGAGGAGTCAGAAATCGGTCCGGGTGGTGAAGACATGTGACAAGTACCCTTCGGTTTGCCTTGCCAAGGGCAGCGCGGGGCCTCATTGCTGCCAGAAGAAATGCGTTAATTTGACGGCAGACAGGCTCAACTGTGGGCGGTGTGGGAAAAAATGTAGCTACTCAAAGATTTGCTGCCAAGGCAAGTGTGTGAGCCCCATGTCCAACGAAATGCATTGTGGAAGCTGCGGCAACAAGTGCAAGAAAGGGAGCACGTGTGTGTATGGGATGTGCAGCTATGCGTAA
- the LOC132173022 gene encoding stigma-specific STIG1-like protein 1, with protein sequence MMSLKTFFVLAILMASAITLIPATPSQEEEEEEKEASATSLRGTSRFLAQRSQKSVRVVKTCDKYPSVCLAKGSAGPHCCQKKCVNLTADRLNCGRCGKKCSYSKICCQGKCVSPMSNEMHCGSCGNKCKKGSSCVYGMCSYA encoded by the coding sequence ATGATGTCCCTGAAGACATTCTTTGTGCTTGCCATTCTCATGGCTTCGGCCATTACTCTAATTCCCGCCACACCatctcaagaagaagaagaagaagaaaaagaagcatcaGCAACTTCTCTCCGAGGGACAAGCCGCTTCCTTGCTCAGAGGAGTCAGAAATCGGTCCGGGTGGTGAAGACATGTGACAAGTACCCTTCGGTTTGCCTTGCCAAGGGCAGCGCGGGGCCTCATTGCTGCCAGAAGAAATGCGTTAATTTGACGGCAGACAGGCTCAACTGTGGGCGGTGTGGGAAAAAATGTAGCTACTCAAAGATTTGCTGCCAAGGCAAGTGTGTGAGCCCCATGTCCAACGAAATGCATTGTGGAAGCTGCGGCAACAAGTGCAAGAAAGGGAGCTCTTGTGTGTATGGGATGTGCAGCTATGCGTAA
- the LOC132173046 gene encoding stigma-specific STIG1-like protein 1 has translation MMSLKTFFVLAILMASAITLISATPSQQEEEEEEEAAAATSLRGTSRFLAQTSQKSVRVVKTCDKYPSVCLAKGSAGPHCCQKKCVNLTADRLNCGRCGKKCSYSKICCQGKCVSPMSNEMHCGSCGNKCKKGSSCVYGMCSYA, from the coding sequence ATGATGTCCCTGAAGACATTCTTTGTGCTTGCCATTCTCATGGCTTCGGCCATTACTCTAATTTCCGCCACACCAtctcaacaagaagaagaagaagaagaagaagcagcagcagcaacttCTCTCCGAGGGACAAGCCGCTTCCTTGCTCAGACGAGTCAGAAATCAGTCCGGGTGGTGAAGACATGTGACAAGTACCCTTCGGTTTGCCTTGCCAAGGGCAGCGCGGGGCCTCATTGCTGCCAGAAGAAATGCGTTAATTTGACGGCAGACAGGCTCAACTGTGGGCGGTGTGGGAAAAAATGTAGCTACTCAAAGATTTGCTGCCAAGGCAAGTGTGTGAGCCCCATGTCCAACGAAATGCATTGTGGAAGCTGCGGCAACAAGTGCAAGAAAGGGAGCTCGTGTGTGTATGGGATGTGCAGCTATGCGTAA
- the LOC132170124 gene encoding protein GRIM REAPER-like, translated as MMIIKSPKVVFVLAMLMAALAVALTPTPSDKKGSFLSREDDEDHSMVKAQEPTSLRGPSRHVLALNYDRYVNYDRYVNFDRYVWTCDKNPKVCSAVGSGGPDCCMKWCVNVTTNIFNCGKCGKPCRFSEICCDGQCVNPMSNKLHCGRCNNKCKKGGACVYAMCNYA; from the coding sequence ATGATGATCATCAAGTCGCCAAAGGTTGTTTTTGTGCTGGCCATGCTCATGGCGGCTTTGGCCGTTGCTCTCACGCCAACACCATCTGATAAAAAAGGCTCATTTCTCAGTCGTGAGGATGATGAAGATCATTCAATGGTGAAAGCCCAAGAACCAACTTCTCTCCGGGGGCCAAGCCGCCACGTCCTTGCTCTGAACTACGACCGCTACGTGAACTACGACCGGTACGTGAACTTCGACCGGTACGTTTGGACATGTGACAAAAATCCCAAGGTTTGCAGCGCCGTGGGCAGCGGTGGGCCAGACTGCTGCATGAAGTGGTGTGTGAATGTGACGACAAACATTTTCAACTGCGGGAAATGTGGGAAGCCATGCAGGTTTTCTGAGATCTGCTGCGATGGTCAATGTGTGAACCCCATGTCCAACAAGCTGCACTGTGGACGCTGCAACAACAAGTGCAAGAAAGGGGGTGCCTGTGTGTATGCAATGTGTAACTACGCATAA